Part of the Spiribacter salinus M19-40 genome, CCCGGGGAGCTCGTCGGTCTGGATGCGATCAATAGCTGGGAGCATCCCTGCTCGGCTCGGGCGCTCGAGACCACGAGTGTGTGCGTTTTGCCCTTCGAGCAGCTTGAGAACCTGGCGGGGCATATACCCGGACTCCAGCGCCAGCTCCTGCGGCTAATGTCTCGCGAGATTTTTGCCGACCAGCAGATGCTTTTTGCCATGGCTCGGCGTAGCGCTGAAGAGCGGCTGGCGATGCTGTTGTTGAGTTTTTCCAACCGTTTTGAGCGCCGCGGTCTATCGCCGACTCGATTCCGGCTTTCAATGGCCCGCAGTGAGTTGGGTAACTATCTGGGGTTGGCCCCCGAGACCATGAGTCGGCTGTTTCGGCGGTTTTCCGATCAGGGTTGGCTCAAAGCCGAGGGCCGGGAGATTTCCCTGCTTGATCTGCCTGCCCTGCGGGCGTTGGCGGGCCAGTCCGAAGACGAAGCACCCTGCGAGGGGCCTGCTGCGCTTCGCTAATAACCGCGCGAACCCACCCAGTGGCTACATCATCCCGGTCTGGAGTTTTGCGGCTTCCGACATCATCTCAATGCCCCAGGGCGGATCGAAGACGATTTCCACTTTCACGTCTTCCACCGTCGGGACCATTTTGACCTTCTCCCGTACGTCGTAGGCGAGAATATCCCCCATGCCGCAGCCTGGCGCCGTGAGTGTCATATCGATCTCGATCGACCGTGAGCCATCGTCTTTCAGGGTGATGTCACACCGGTAGACAAGCCCTAGCTCAACGACATTAATGGGAATTTCCGGGTCAAAGCAGCGCCGCATCTGATCCCAGACCAGCTGCTCGACGTCCGCCGCGGAAGCGTTGTCAGGCAGCTCGGGCGTCGGTTCGGGTTCTTTGCCAATTGCATCCGCATCCTTGCCATCAATGCGAAAGAGATTGCCCTGGATGTAGACCGTGTAGCTGCCGCCAAGGGCCTGAGTGATCATGCCTTCGGCGCCCTGCGGAATCGTCCCCGTGTCGCCGGCCGGGATGAGCGCTGCTTCGCAGTCGCGCTCGAAAACCACCGGCTCGTTGCTCTGCATTGCCATTTTTTCATCCTCGTCCCGATGCAACAGTTGCATCAGGATAGCACCGCTGAGATGGTTGTCAGAACCAGTACCCGGGCATTCAAGTGAATTGCCCCGATGGGAAGAAATGCCGAATGGGATCACGTATCCTAGGTGGGGAATTCTTTAGCCAGGAGGCTATGTCATGAGCGATAACGTCCATCACCTCTCGCCGCTGCTGCGCCAGTCCAGCGACATTCTGGTCGAGCGCGCGCAAGGCATGTACGTCTACGCTGAGGACGGCGGCAAGTACATGGACTTCGCCTCGGGGATCGGCGTGCTGAGCACCGGCCATTGCCACCCCCGGGTCGTTGAAGCGGCCAAGGCGCAGATCGATCGTGTGGTCCATGCGCAGTACGCGATCATGAAACACCAGCCGATCCTTGAGCTCTCGGACCGGTTGGTTGAGCTGCTTCCCGATGCCATCGACAGCGTGTTCTTCTCGAACGCCGGAACGGAGGCCGTTGAGGCGTCGATCCGACTGGCCCGTCAGGCCACCGGCAAGCCCAACATCATCGCCTTCCGGGGCTGCTTCCATGGCCGGACCATGGGCTCGCTCGCCACCACCAGCTCCAGCGCTGCCGTGCGCCAGGGCGTTCAGCCGCTGATGGGTGGCGTGGTCACTGCGCCATTCCCGGACACCAACTGGTACGGGATGAGCGAAGACGACGCAGCGGAGTTCTGCCTGCGGGAGCTCGATTACATCCTTCAGGTTCAGAGCGTGCCGATGGAAACCGCGGCCATGCTGATTGAGCCAATCCAGGGTGAAGCGGGCTATATCCCGGCAAACACCAAGTTTATGCAGGGCCTTCAGGAGCGGTGCAATAAGCATGGAATTCTGCTGATCATGGATGAGGTCCAGTCGGGCAACGGTCGCTCGGGACTGCAGTGGGGTTATGAGCACTTCGGTGTCGAGCCGGATGTGGTCGTGTCCGCCAAAGGCGTGGCGAGTGGTTTCCAGCTCTCGTTCATGGCCGCGCCAGCCTCGCTGATGAGCAAGGCGTTGCCGGGCTCTCAGGGTGGCACCTACGGGGGCAATGCCGTGGCATGTGCGGCCGGGTTGGCCACGCTGGATGTGATGCGGGATGAAAAGCTGGTCGAAAACGCCGCCGAGCGGGGTGCCCAGCTTCGGGCCCGGCTTGAGGACGTGCAGTCCCGCCATCCGGAAATCGGCAATATCACCGGTAAAGGCCTGATGATCGGCACCCATTTGGTGGACGAGCACGGCAAGCCGGACGGGGATCGGGGCGCGAAGATGCTCAAGGCCTGCGAGCACCTCGGGCTGCTGATGATTCGCTGTGGTCCTTGGGGCGGTAACGTGGTGCGCTGGATTCCACCGCTGATTGTTACCGCCGAGGAGATCGACTGGGCGGTGGATCGCTTTGAGGAGGCCCTCGTGCAGACGGGCGGCGGGACTCAGGAAACACGGATGCGCAGCACCGGCTAGATGGGCGGCGCAATGTCGCGCACGCACTTAGGCCCGGGCTTTTGCCCGGGCCTTTTCTTCTGGGGTTGCCAATGATTCCAGCGCTTCGGGGGCTCGGCGCTCACCGATATCTACTGATATTCGGCTTTGTGATGGTGTTCCTCTCAGGGCATGGTCAGACCTTTTTGATCTCGCTCTATGGCGGCGAGTTGCGGGCGACTTTCGATTTGAGTAATGCCGAATTCGGAGGGCTTTACTCCTTTGCGACGTTAATGAGCGGACTGCTCGTCATCTTTCTCGGTCGGGGTGTCGATCGCTTGCGCCTGGATCGCTTCACCGCTGCGGTGATCCTGGGTGCCGCACTGGGCGGCCTGCTGCTGGCACTAACACCGGCTGCGTGGGTCCTGGTGCCGGCCTTCTTGCTGTTGCGGCTCTGTGGCCAGGGGCTTATGACGCATGTGGCCCAGACCACGGTGGGCCGACGTGTCCAACACCGGCGGGGAACCGCGATGAGCCTGGTGACCCTCGGTTTTCCGGTTGCCGAAGCGATTCTGCCCATGAGCGTGGTGGCGTTGATTGCGGCGCTGGGCTGGCGCGGGAGCTGGTTTCTGCTGGCCTTGCTGCTGGTCGCCGTAGCGCTACCGCTGGTCCTGATGCTGTTGCGTATCGAGACACGAGTCGCGATGCGCAAGGCGGAGTCAGCCCCGATGACGAGCGAAACGCCGCCTGGGCCGGCGAGCGTGGGTCGTGACTGGACCCGGAGCGAAGTACTGCTGGATGGACGCTTTTACCGCATTTTGCCAGCGCTGCTTGGCCCACCGATTCTAATCACCGCATTGTTTTTTCACCAGGTGCCGATTGCTGAGGCGAAAGGCTGGAGTCTGACACTGGTATCAGCGGCCTTTACCGCTTATGCCACCACGCACGTCTTATCTTTACTGCTCAGCGGCCCGGTGGTCGACCGGTTGGGCGCGCGCCGATTACTGGCCTTTTATCTACTACCGCTATTGCTGGGGATCGGCGTCATGGGGTTTGTGCCCGGTGCTTTGGCTGCGCCGCTTTATCTGGGGCTGGCGGGCCTGTCCATTGGCACCGCCGGTACACTCATGGGCGCTTTGTGGCCAGAACTCTATGGCCTCCGACACTTGGGTGGCATCCGCGCCATGGCGCATGGCGCCATGGTGCTCGGGACAGCGGCGGGCCCGGTCCTGATTGGCCTTTTACTGGATGCGGGATTAACCGTCCAGTCGCTCGCCTGGCTCATGATCGCCTACCTGGTCGCTGCCATATTGCTGGTACGAC contains:
- the fnr gene encoding fumarate/nitrate reduction transcriptional regulator Fnr, producing the protein MTTGGVQIGKLQQACSHCGLNQLCLPMSLNEADIRQLDEIVERRRPLERGAHLYRFGERFSAIYAVRSGSLKTYTSTEEGEEQVTGFHLPGELVGLDAINSWEHPCSARALETTSVCVLPFEQLENLAGHIPGLQRQLLRLMSREIFADQQMLFAMARRSAEERLAMLLLSFSNRFERRGLSPTRFRLSMARSELGNYLGLAPETMSRLFRRFSDQGWLKAEGREISLLDLPALRALAGQSEDEAPCEGPAALR
- the sufT gene encoding putative Fe-S cluster assembly protein SufT; this translates as MAMQSNEPVVFERDCEAALIPAGDTGTIPQGAEGMITQALGGSYTVYIQGNLFRIDGKDADAIGKEPEPTPELPDNASAADVEQLVWDQMRRCFDPEIPINVVELGLVYRCDITLKDDGSRSIEIDMTLTAPGCGMGDILAYDVREKVKMVPTVEDVKVEIVFDPPWGIEMMSEAAKLQTGMM
- a CDS encoding aspartate aminotransferase family protein gives rise to the protein MSDNVHHLSPLLRQSSDILVERAQGMYVYAEDGGKYMDFASGIGVLSTGHCHPRVVEAAKAQIDRVVHAQYAIMKHQPILELSDRLVELLPDAIDSVFFSNAGTEAVEASIRLARQATGKPNIIAFRGCFHGRTMGSLATTSSSAAVRQGVQPLMGGVVTAPFPDTNWYGMSEDDAAEFCLRELDYILQVQSVPMETAAMLIEPIQGEAGYIPANTKFMQGLQERCNKHGILLIMDEVQSGNGRSGLQWGYEHFGVEPDVVVSAKGVASGFQLSFMAAPASLMSKALPGSQGGTYGGNAVACAAGLATLDVMRDEKLVENAAERGAQLRARLEDVQSRHPEIGNITGKGLMIGTHLVDEHGKPDGDRGAKMLKACEHLGLLMIRCGPWGGNVVRWIPPLIVTAEEIDWAVDRFEEALVQTGGGTQETRMRSTG
- a CDS encoding MFS transporter, which translates into the protein MIPALRGLGAHRYLLIFGFVMVFLSGHGQTFLISLYGGELRATFDLSNAEFGGLYSFATLMSGLLVIFLGRGVDRLRLDRFTAAVILGAALGGLLLALTPAAWVLVPAFLLLRLCGQGLMTHVAQTTVGRRVQHRRGTAMSLVTLGFPVAEAILPMSVVALIAALGWRGSWFLLALLLVAVALPLVLMLLRIETRVAMRKAESAPMTSETPPGPASVGRDWTRSEVLLDGRFYRILPALLGPPILITALFFHQVPIAEAKGWSLTLVSAAFTAYATTHVLSLLLSGPVVDRLGARRLLAFYLLPLLLGIGVMGFVPGALAAPLYLGLAGLSIGTAGTLMGALWPELYGLRHLGGIRAMAHGAMVLGTAAGPVLIGLLLDAGLTVQSLAWLMIAYLVAAILLVRPVAFASPPARSAPR